A genomic window from Camelina sativa cultivar DH55 chromosome 2, Cs, whole genome shotgun sequence includes:
- the LOC104730851 gene encoding ankyrin repeat-containing protein At5g02620-like, whose product MDPRLLLVTQSGSTDALYSLIQADPCIFQNIDTSPFIHTPLHEASSTGKIDLAMELMILKPSFAKKLNAHGFSPLHLAVENQQVELALELVKFDPSLVRTRGRGGMTPLHLVAKKGDVDLLTEFLLICPESIRDANVNGETALHITVMNDRYEDLKVIRGWMQRIRDNDALSTEIHVLNRRDREGNTALHLAAYKNSHQALKQLLKCMSLNRNIRNKSGMTVLDVLRANGPHMNRDTEKILQKAGGKSAASLSKVETTSVFLRQPVTFYEYCSTGMARFRSRMSDGVRNSLLVIIALIITATYQTAVQPEDEPKQGKHPDNLILKPVLLWGFNTIAFFSAMALTFILLPVGRAYTWWYIFISVPLICCYEPVFLLMYLIVIFGLLTYLLVFYVKWKRTTQKKVPKPKTELISQGFKTMV is encoded by the exons ATGGATCCAAGATTACTTTTGGTTACTCAATCGGGTAGCACTGATGCTTTATATTCTCTTATACAAGCGGATCCatgtatttttcaaaacattGACACTTCACCATTCATCCACACACCTCTTCATGAAGCTTCTTCTACTGGGAAAATAGATTTAGCAATGGAACTGATGATTCTTAAGCCATCTTTTGCCAAGAAACTAAACGCACATGGGTTTAGTCCCTTGCATCTCGCTGTCGAGAACCAGCAAGTTGAGTTAGCATTAGAGCTAGTCAAGTTTGATCCCAGTCTTGTTCGTACTCGTGGAAGAGGAG GTATGACACCATTGCATCTTGTGGCAAAAAAAGGTGACGTCGATCTTCTTACAGAGTTTCTCCTGATATGTCCCGAGAGCATTAGAGATGCTAATGTAAATGGAGAAACTGCTTTACACATCACGGTTATGAATGATAGATACGAAGATCTCAAAGTTATAAGAGGGTGGATGCAAAGAATACGCGACAATGATGCTTTGTCCACCGAGATTCATGTCTTGAACAGACGTGATCGTGAAGGCAACACGGCCTTGCACCTAGCAGCATACAAGAACAGTCACCAGGCAT TAAAACAGTTGTTGAAATGCATGTCACTGAACCGGAACATCAGGAATAAGAGTGGCATGACGGTCCTTGATGTCTTAAGAGCCAATGGACCTCACATGAACAGAGATACAGAGAAAATTCTACAAAAGGCGGGTGGTAAGAGTGCGGCTTCTCTATCCAAAGTTGAGACAACCTCTGTTTTCCTAAGGCAACCTGTGACTTTTTATGAATATTGCTCTACGGGAATGGCACGTTTTAGGAGTCGTATGTCAGATGGAGTACGGAACTCTCTTCTAGTAATAATAGCTCTGATAATCACAGCTACTTATCAGACAGCGGTCCAGCCAGAAGATGAACCTAAACAAGGAAAACATCCGGATAACCTCATATTAAAGCCTGTGCTACTATGGGGATTCAATACTATAGCCTTTTTCTCAGCTATGGCCTTGACATTTATACTCTTACCAGTTGGTAGAGCATATACTTGGTGGTATATCTTCATTTCGGTACCTCTTATCTGTTGTTATGAACCGGTATTCTTGTTGATGTATTTAATTGTCATATTCGGGCTACTCACTTATCTACTTGTATTCTACGTGAAGTGGAAGCGGACTACGCAGAAGAAGGTACCGAAACCGAAAACAGAGTTGATTTCTCAAGGCTTCAAGACCATGGTTTAG